In Desulfobulbus oralis, one DNA window encodes the following:
- a CDS encoding (2,3-dihydroxybenzoyl)adenylate synthase, whose protein sequence is MEQQCLNQQVENTALQYRKNDYWLPLNLGQRLGGWAECFGERTALICGTDRLSYRELNQRVDAMAVGLYKLGLRRSDRVLVQLPNSTGFVVTIFALFRLGVIPVMMLMANRDHDIDAFCSLAEPKAFFTTETFLGFSYRKQAEQAQIRHACLKHVVVDGTVADAQGNFVAVADNTLSLLELKHEEPEPKDTAVLLLSGGTTGTSKLIPRTHADYAYNAIASADLCGFSQETVYLVALAAAHNFPLACPGIIGTLSTGGQVVLAHSPAPEECLPLIEKERVTHTALVPPMVNLWLSACTWEKHDLSSLRLLQVGGSALDAELAARIRPILGCQLQQVFGTAEGLLCYTRLDDPEEVILHTQGRPLSPDDDVRLVDEEGRDVPTGAIGELWVRGPYTIHGYYRAEEQNKRAFTAEGYYRSGDLVRRRADGNFVVAGRMKDVINRAGEKIAAPEIEAVLKTHANIEDAVLVPVPDEYLGERSCAFVIKGAAPLDLPMLRVFLAEKGLARHKMPDQLELVEAWPLTGAGKINKRLLSALAAQSETAMERVP, encoded by the coding sequence ATGGAACAGCAATGCCTGAATCAACAAGTGGAGAACACTGCTTTGCAGTATCGGAAAAATGACTACTGGCTGCCACTAAATCTGGGGCAGCGTCTAGGTGGATGGGCTGAGTGTTTTGGTGAACGCACCGCTCTGATCTGTGGCACCGATCGTCTTTCTTATAGAGAGTTAAATCAGAGGGTAGATGCTATGGCCGTAGGTCTGTATAAACTGGGGCTGCGCCGCAGTGACCGCGTGCTCGTGCAGCTGCCGAACAGCACAGGCTTTGTAGTTACTATCTTTGCCCTGTTCCGACTGGGTGTGATTCCCGTGATGATGCTGATGGCGAATCGGGACCATGATATTGATGCCTTTTGTAGCCTGGCTGAGCCCAAGGCCTTTTTTACTACCGAGACCTTCTTGGGATTTTCGTACCGTAAGCAGGCAGAGCAGGCGCAAATACGTCATGCCTGTCTGAAACACGTGGTAGTGGATGGCACTGTAGCGGATGCTCAAGGCAATTTTGTGGCTGTGGCGGATAATACCTTGTCCTTGTTGGAGCTGAAACATGAAGAACCCGAGCCTAAGGATACAGCGGTGCTCCTGCTATCGGGTGGCACGACTGGTACCTCGAAATTGATTCCTCGCACCCATGCAGATTACGCCTACAATGCCATCGCTTCCGCAGACCTATGTGGCTTTAGCCAAGAGACCGTCTATTTGGTGGCGCTGGCAGCGGCCCATAATTTTCCCTTGGCGTGCCCGGGTATCATTGGTACGTTGTCCACTGGTGGTCAAGTAGTGCTGGCGCACAGTCCGGCCCCGGAGGAATGCCTGCCACTGATAGAAAAGGAACGGGTGACTCATACTGCGCTGGTGCCGCCCATGGTCAACCTCTGGTTGAGTGCCTGCACTTGGGAGAAGCATGACCTCTCATCACTTCGTCTGCTTCAGGTGGGAGGATCTGCGCTGGATGCCGAACTGGCTGCCCGCATTCGTCCTATATTGGGATGCCAGTTACAGCAGGTCTTTGGTACGGCGGAAGGGCTTTTGTGTTATACTCGTTTGGATGATCCTGAAGAGGTTATTTTGCACACTCAGGGGCGCCCACTTTCGCCGGACGACGATGTGCGGCTGGTAGATGAAGAAGGCCGGGATGTGCCTACAGGGGCGATCGGAGAGCTTTGGGTTCGAGGACCGTACACGATTCACGGATATTATCGGGCAGAGGAGCAGAATAAACGAGCCTTTACTGCCGAAGGCTATTATCGCTCGGGGGATCTTGTCCGGCGCAGAGCGGATGGCAATTTTGTGGTTGCCGGCCGGATGAAAGACGTCATCAACCGGGCGGGTGAAAAAATAGCGGCTCCTGAAATTGAAGCCGTGTTAAAAACACACGCCAATATTGAAGACGCGGTGCTGGTACCGGTTCCGGATGAGTACCTGGGTGAACGCAGTTGTGCTTTTGTCATCAAGGGCGCTGCTCCACTAGATTTACCGATGCTGCGAGTCTTTCTCGCGGAAAAGGGGCTTGCACGCCATAAGATGCCAGACCAGCTGGAATTGGTGGAGGCTTGGCCCCTGACAGGCGCAGGCAAAATCAATAAACGGCTTTTGTCTGCTTTGGCCGCTCAGTCAGAAACCGCAATGGAGCGCGTACCTTGA
- a CDS encoding metallophosphoesterase family protein: MKILLLADIHGNFPALEAITEQLRQKGRPLDQFDQICNCGDSTVYAPFPNECLAWLEAQHSISVRGNTDDGVIRLLRGQELKSPKNPDKRRMYESTFVQLAPEARQTLLALEPTARLVVAGWRIGLYHGSPEDHEEFLFADTPESRFLEIAQGCGQDIVITGHSHTPYHKYLGNVHFINPGSAGRMFDGDPRAAYAVLSLEDGRIAVEHHRVAYDVEAVVRELARQGLPPIYSEMYRLGRKLN, encoded by the coding sequence ATGAAAATTCTGCTGCTTGCCGACATCCACGGCAATTTCCCGGCGCTTGAGGCCATCACGGAACAGCTCCGGCAAAAAGGCCGGCCCCTCGACCAATTTGACCAGATCTGCAACTGCGGCGACTCTACGGTCTATGCACCCTTCCCGAACGAATGTCTGGCCTGGCTCGAGGCGCAGCACAGCATCTCCGTCCGCGGCAACACGGATGACGGAGTGATTCGGCTGCTTCGGGGGCAGGAGCTGAAGAGCCCGAAAAATCCGGACAAACGCCGCATGTACGAAAGCACCTTTGTCCAACTTGCCCCGGAAGCCAGGCAAACGCTGCTGGCCCTGGAGCCGACAGCCCGGCTCGTTGTGGCGGGTTGGCGTATCGGTCTCTATCATGGCAGCCCGGAAGATCACGAAGAATTCCTTTTTGCCGACACGCCGGAGAGCCGCTTTCTGGAAATCGCCCAGGGCTGCGGCCAGGACATCGTGATCACCGGCCACTCCCATACGCCCTACCACAAATATCTGGGCAATGTGCACTTCATCAACCCCGGCTCTGCCGGCCGCATGTTTGACGGCGACCCCCGCGCCGCCTATGCGGTGCTGAGCCTGGAAGATGGCCGGATCGCGGTGGAGCATCACCGCGTGGCCTACGATGTGGAAGCTGTTGTCAGGGAGCTGGCCAGACAGGGTCTGCCGCCCATTTACAGCGAGATGTACCGCCTAGGCCGGAAGCTGAATTGA
- the thiM gene encoding hydroxyethylthiazole kinase translates to MRNAAETRERIKQAAERVRQEHPLAPSITNAVTMEFVANAQLAIGGSAAMVYLADEGEAMAEAAGAMYLNMGTILPLYEASMPRTVRCLAGQHKSWVLDPVGIGVGGLREKLLRSFRQEKPGIIRGNASELIALARLWELDAGTAETAVCGVDTTQSVAEARQAAMSLARWTGGAVAVSGKEDLVTDGETVFLSAGGSPFMTKITGAGCSLGGVMAVYACCAEPFIAAAASVALYNLAGERAEKDAPGPGSFRQQFIDELYLATPEEIAGWPFKLDT, encoded by the coding sequence ATGCGAAATGCAGCGGAAACAAGGGAGCGGATAAAACAGGCGGCTGAGCGCGTCCGGCAGGAGCATCCCCTGGCGCCGTCCATCACGAATGCGGTCACCATGGAGTTTGTGGCCAATGCACAACTGGCTATCGGGGGCTCGGCGGCCATGGTGTATCTGGCGGATGAAGGCGAAGCCATGGCTGAGGCTGCTGGGGCCATGTACCTCAACATGGGCACCATCCTGCCGCTCTACGAGGCCTCCATGCCGCGCACCGTGCGATGTCTGGCCGGGCAGCACAAGAGCTGGGTGCTGGATCCGGTGGGCATCGGCGTCGGCGGGCTCAGGGAAAAACTGCTCCGCAGTTTCCGGCAGGAGAAGCCCGGCATCATCCGCGGCAATGCCTCGGAGCTGATCGCGCTCGCCCGGCTCTGGGAGCTGGATGCCGGCACGGCGGAGACTGCGGTATGCGGTGTGGACACCACCCAGAGCGTTGCGGAGGCGCGGCAGGCAGCCATGTCTCTGGCCCGCTGGACCGGCGGGGCGGTGGCTGTTTCCGGAAAGGAGGATCTGGTGACGGACGGCGAGACCGTGTTCCTGTCAGCCGGCGGCTCCCCCTTCATGACCAAGATCACCGGCGCCGGCTGCTCGCTGGGCGGCGTTATGGCCGTCTATGCCTGCTGCGCCGAGCCCTTCATCGCGGCAGCGGCATCTGTGGCCCTTTACAATCTGGCCGGTGAAAGGGCAGAAAAAGACGCGCCAGGACCGGGCAGCTTCAGGCAGCAGTTCATCGACGAACTTTACCTGGCCACTCCGGAAGAAATTGCCGGCTGGCCTTTCAAACTGGATACATGA
- a CDS encoding NAD(P)-dependent oxidoreductase, producing MIGASRGIGAQVVSQALSAGHQLTAMARHTEGMSATACLRLVQADVRDGTAVLAAMDGQDAVVMTVACRSSLRPVSLFSEGTRQVLRAMQAHGVRQLVCVTGIGAGDSYHHGGFVYDRLVLPLLLRTMYADKNRQEALLRAADCDWVIVRPGFLTNGPLTCRYAVHTDLTGVQAGRISRADVAHFILTQLETMRYRHMTPLITGCKG from the coding sequence GTGATTGGAGCCAGCCGGGGCATAGGCGCTCAGGTTGTTTCCCAGGCATTGTCTGCCGGACATCAGTTGACAGCCATGGCCCGACACACAGAGGGTATGTCGGCGACGGCGTGTCTGCGTTTGGTGCAGGCCGATGTGCGGGATGGGACTGCGGTCTTGGCTGCCATGGACGGGCAGGACGCCGTTGTCATGACCGTAGCCTGCAGGTCGAGCTTGAGACCGGTTTCGCTTTTTTCCGAAGGTACCCGCCAGGTGCTACGCGCCATGCAGGCACACGGTGTTAGACAGCTGGTCTGCGTGACCGGTATTGGCGCGGGGGACAGCTATCACCACGGCGGCTTTGTCTACGACCGGCTCGTTTTGCCTCTGCTGCTCAGGACCATGTATGCAGACAAAAATCGCCAGGAGGCACTGCTTCGTGCTGCGGATTGCGACTGGGTCATTGTCAGGCCGGGTTTTTTGACCAATGGGCCCTTAACCTGCCGCTATGCCGTTCATACCGATCTTACCGGCGTGCAGGCTGGCCGTATTTCCCGGGCCGATGTGGCCCATTTTATTCTGACTCAGCTTGAAA
- a CDS encoding MotA/TolQ/ExbB proton channel family protein — protein sequence MDAMINAIAEATLVSKCVLCLLLMMSVLSWAFMAGKWLALRAARKRAGDGLAAFDEARSLRIALDKLEDDMRSPLFGVTRRAVREFNRINGTGDAERLLNDNVRRALHFGIAEEMGRLRSSLALLATTANTAPFIGLFGTVWGIMHSFQAIAQMKNVSLATVAPGIAEALIATAVGLLVAIPATFGYNIFCAKLAAIEGQCINFAGQLLNRMQHESSTHARDGLTFAGEAQA from the coding sequence ATGGATGCCATGATTAATGCCATTGCCGAGGCCACCCTTGTTTCAAAGTGTGTGCTGTGTCTGCTGCTCATGATGTCGGTATTGAGCTGGGCCTTTATGGCCGGCAAGTGGCTGGCTCTGCGTGCAGCCCGGAAGCGCGCCGGTGATGGTCTGGCCGCCTTTGACGAAGCTCGCTCGCTTCGAATCGCCCTGGACAAGCTGGAAGACGATATGCGCTCGCCGCTTTTTGGCGTCACCCGCCGGGCGGTGCGGGAATTCAACCGCATCAATGGTACAGGTGATGCGGAAAGACTTCTGAACGACAACGTCCGGCGAGCTCTGCATTTTGGTATTGCCGAAGAGATGGGGCGACTGCGTTCTTCCTTGGCCCTGCTGGCGACCACGGCCAATACCGCTCCCTTTATTGGCCTTTTTGGCACGGTCTGGGGCATCATGCATTCCTTTCAGGCCATTGCCCAGATGAAAAACGTGTCTTTGGCTACCGTGGCGCCGGGCATCGCCGAGGCGCTCATCGCCACGGCCGTGGGCCTGCTCGTCGCCATTCCGGCAACCTTTGGCTACAACATTTTTTGCGCGAAACTGGCTGCGATTGAAGGCCAGTGCATCAATTTTGCGGGTCAGCTCCTCAATCGGATGCAGCACGAGAGCAGTACACACGCCCGGGATGGGCTGACCTTTGCCGGGGAGGCGCAGGCGTGA
- the tolR gene encoding protein TolR, translated as MNGKGGNSDFVSEINVTPLVDVMLVLLVIFMVTAPMMVQGLEVQLPKVEESETLPTDNDPVVLSIKENGAFFLDTHEIAADSLRSVLTSTVRQPGKQLLVRADAGVNYGKVMQAMGLIRAAGITDVGLVTLSADSSATAAPAMPLP; from the coding sequence GTGAACGGCAAGGGTGGCAACTCGGATTTTGTATCAGAAATCAACGTGACGCCGCTGGTGGACGTCATGCTGGTGCTGCTGGTGATTTTCATGGTCACCGCGCCTATGATGGTTCAGGGTCTGGAGGTGCAGCTCCCCAAGGTCGAGGAGAGTGAGACACTGCCCACGGATAACGATCCGGTGGTGCTGAGCATCAAGGAAAACGGCGCCTTCTTTCTGGACACCCACGAGATTGCAGCGGACAGCCTGCGATCTGTACTGACCAGCACGGTGCGGCAGCCTGGGAAGCAGTTGCTGGTACGTGCCGACGCCGGGGTCAACTACGGGAAGGTCATGCAGGCGATGGGTCTGATTCGTGCGGCCGGTATCACGGATGTAGGCCTGGTGACCCTGTCCGCAGACAGTTCCGCTACTGCTGCTCCGGCCATGCCCTTGCCCTGA
- a CDS encoding thiamine-binding protein, with the protein MNTLVAVAISPYGTGEELSKEVAECVRIIRASGLPNRTNSMFTEIEGDWDEVMKVVREATFSLAARGVRTEVVFKADIRPGHEGMMDKKVAIVERILEKKSA; encoded by the coding sequence ATGAACACTCTGGTTGCTGTGGCGATCAGCCCCTACGGGACTGGCGAAGAACTTTCCAAAGAGGTTGCCGAGTGCGTGCGGATCATCCGCGCCTCGGGCCTGCCGAACCGGACCAACTCGATGTTCACGGAAATCGAGGGCGACTGGGACGAAGTCATGAAAGTCGTCCGGGAGGCCACCTTCTCCCTGGCTGCACGAGGCGTCCGCACCGAGGTCGTCTTCAAGGCGGATATCCGCCCCGGCCACGAGGGCATGATGGACAAAAAGGTAGCCATTGTGGAGCGCATTCTGGAAAAAAAGAGCGCCTGA
- a CDS encoding energy transducer TonB yields the protein MAEPALPAPGPTSQHYAASPPAPAQDASVLGNTVYQVDKVDQRPAIARRIAPQYPARARRMAVEGKVVVQLVVDREGQPGNIAIFSAEPPGYFEEAALSAARQMRFVPGKIKGQPVRTQVMLPFNFRLQ from the coding sequence ATGGCAGAGCCGGCCCTGCCTGCCCCCGGTCCGACGAGTCAGCATTATGCGGCTTCGCCGCCCGCGCCGGCCCAGGATGCCAGCGTTTTGGGCAACACGGTCTATCAGGTGGACAAGGTGGATCAGCGGCCTGCCATCGCGCGCCGGATTGCGCCCCAGTATCCGGCAAGGGCACGGCGTATGGCGGTGGAAGGCAAGGTGGTGGTACAACTGGTGGTAGACAGGGAAGGACAGCCGGGCAACATTGCGATTTTCTCCGCCGAGCCGCCGGGTTATTTCGAAGAGGCGGCCTTGAGCGCGGCCAGGCAGATGCGTTTTGTTCCGGGCAAGATCAAGGGGCAGCCGGTCAGGACCCAGGTTATGCTGCCCTTCAATTTTCGTTTGCAGTAG